The Candidatus Methylomirabilota bacterium genome includes a region encoding these proteins:
- a CDS encoding Ldh family oxidoreductase, which translates to MRVHAKQIREQLVSVLRAWGMPDAHAETTAEMMLETDLRGVDSHGISMLPTYDREFRAGRLNMRPVFRTVREGPAMALIDADRSLGHPVSVHAMNLAVDKCRQSGVAVVSVFNSHHFGAAGCYSRIAADRGVIGMVTASTRGVSMVPTFAAEPVMGTNPLAFAAPASRNPPFQLDMATTTVAAGKVKVHKLNHTPLPPGWVVDGHGRPVTDAEEAFSYVFERPEGGITPLGGPREVGGHKGYGLAVMVHILGGALSGASFSPIRNRTQKTSDPHNIGHFFLAIDPRAFRAEGEFERDLDQVIDVLHQARRADPAQPVLVAGDPEMATRAERLSEGVPIPDDLMDQLRTVARSAGVPFVLTA; encoded by the coding sequence ATGCGCGTTCATGCGAAGCAGATCCGCGAGCAGCTCGTGTCCGTCCTGCGCGCCTGGGGCATGCCGGACGCGCACGCCGAGACCACGGCCGAGATGATGCTCGAGACCGATCTGCGCGGCGTGGACTCTCACGGCATCTCGATGCTGCCGACCTACGACCGCGAGTTCCGCGCCGGCCGGCTGAACATGCGCCCCGTGTTCAGGACCGTGCGCGAAGGGCCGGCCATGGCGCTGATCGACGCCGACAGGTCGCTCGGCCATCCGGTCTCCGTGCACGCGATGAACCTCGCCGTTGACAAGTGCCGCCAGAGCGGAGTCGCCGTGGTGTCGGTCTTCAACTCGCACCACTTCGGGGCGGCGGGGTGCTACTCGCGGATCGCCGCGGACCGCGGCGTGATCGGCATGGTCACCGCGTCCACGCGCGGCGTCAGCATGGTGCCGACGTTCGCCGCGGAGCCCGTCATGGGCACGAACCCGCTCGCCTTCGCCGCGCCGGCCAGCCGCAATCCGCCGTTCCAGCTCGACATGGCGACGACGACGGTCGCCGCCGGGAAGGTCAAGGTCCACAAGCTGAACCACACGCCGCTGCCGCCGGGCTGGGTCGTGGACGGCCACGGTCGGCCGGTGACCGATGCGGAAGAAGCATTCAGCTACGTCTTCGAGCGGCCGGAGGGCGGCATCACGCCGCTCGGCGGCCCGCGCGAGGTCGGCGGCCACAAGGGTTACGGGCTCGCGGTCATGGTGCACATTCTCGGCGGCGCCCTGTCCGGCGCCTCGTTCTCGCCGATCCGCAACCGGACGCAGAAGACGTCGGATCCGCACAACATCGGTCACTTCTTCCTGGCGATCGATCCGCGCGCGTTCCGCGCCGAGGGCGAGTTCGAGCGGGACCTCGATCAGGTGATCGACGTGCTGCACCAGGCCAGGCGCGCCGATCCCGCTCAGCCGGTGCTCGTCGCGGGGGATCCGGAGATGGCGACACGGGCGGAGCGGCTCAGCGAGGGCGTGCCGATCCCCGACGACCTCATGGATCAGCTCCGGACCGTGGCGAGGAGCGCGGGCGTGCCGTTCGTGCTGACGGCGTAG